One Phycisphaerae bacterium RAS2 DNA window includes the following coding sequences:
- a CDS encoding Sigma 54 modulation protein / S30EA ribosomal protein → MTLTIFVRGVEGGAKLKELADKKFASGLRRFDAVIRKATVKLEDETGPRKQTVDKVCTVELKLVRGGELRVREVGDDFAGVINTALDRVKAALSRSVGRMKRGVGQG, encoded by the coding sequence ATGACGTTGACGATTTTCGTGCGAGGCGTCGAAGGCGGCGCGAAACTGAAGGAATTGGCGGACAAGAAATTTGCGAGCGGCCTGCGGCGTTTCGACGCCGTGATCCGCAAGGCGACCGTGAAACTGGAAGACGAAACCGGCCCGCGCAAACAGACGGTGGACAAGGTCTGCACGGTGGAGTTGAAGCTCGTCCGCGGCGGCGAACTGCGCGTGCGCGAAGTCGGCGACGATTTCGCCGGTGTCATCAACACGGCCCTGGACCGTGTCAAGGCCGCCTTAAGCCGATCGGTCGGGCGAATGAAGCGGGGCGTGGGGCAGGGGTAG
- the menB_1 gene encoding 1,4-Dihydroxy-2-naphthoyl-CoA synthase — protein MSEYQGKPADSFGFKHIKYEKARNRATVTFNRPAVHNAVNGEMLTELIAAFQDASWDDAVRVLILTGAGDKAFCTGADVKEQAEEFVGEPGKYWKWMGLFIEAHEKLRNLGKPTIARLNGMVVGGGNEFNMSCDLAIAAEDIIIRQVGAARGSVAAAGATQFLPLIVGDRRAREILFLCEEIPAKKALEWGLVNEVVPRAKLDAAVDAMATKLIDKLPTCIRYAKQQLNFWRDLSWHLTIGHARDWLSIHNMAPEVAEGMRAFVEKRPVDYEKVRREIK, from the coding sequence ATGTCAGAATACCAAGGCAAACCCGCCGATTCGTTCGGCTTTAAGCACATCAAGTACGAAAAGGCGCGGAATCGCGCCACGGTGACCTTCAACCGCCCTGCGGTGCACAACGCCGTCAACGGCGAAATGCTCACCGAACTGATCGCCGCGTTTCAGGATGCCTCGTGGGATGACGCCGTGCGCGTGCTCATCCTCACCGGCGCGGGCGACAAGGCATTCTGCACCGGGGCCGACGTGAAGGAGCAGGCCGAGGAGTTCGTCGGCGAGCCCGGCAAATACTGGAAGTGGATGGGCCTGTTCATCGAGGCGCACGAGAAGCTGCGCAACCTCGGCAAGCCGACGATCGCCCGGCTCAACGGCATGGTGGTCGGCGGCGGCAACGAGTTCAACATGTCGTGCGACCTGGCCATCGCGGCGGAGGACATCATCATTCGCCAGGTCGGCGCGGCCCGCGGCAGCGTCGCGGCGGCCGGTGCGACGCAGTTTCTCCCGCTCATCGTCGGCGACCGCCGGGCGCGGGAGATCCTCTTTCTTTGCGAGGAGATTCCCGCAAAAAAGGCGCTCGAGTGGGGCCTGGTAAACGAAGTAGTCCCGCGGGCGAAGCTCGATGCGGCCGTCGACGCGATGGCGACGAAGCTCATCGACAAGCTTCCGACGTGCATTCGTTACGCGAAGCAGCAGTTGAACTTCTGGCGCGATTTGTCGTGGCATCTTACGATCGGCCACGCACGGGATTGGCTTTCGATCCATAACATGGCGCCGGAAGTGGCCGAGGGGATGCGCGCGTTCGTGGAGAAGCGGCCGGTGGATTATGAAAAAGTGCGGCGAGAGATAAAATAA
- the rsbP gene encoding Phosphoserine phosphatase RsbP, with the protein MLPAPIPDYEQERLADLRALKILDTKPEERFDRIVTLAADIFHAPIAYIALIDSDRQWFKAKCGLTANQTDRSISFCGHAILHTEPLVIPDTTLDERFHDSPLVTQEPHVRFYAGHPLAGPSGQNVGTLCIADRKPRNIDSLSLETFSRLAALAEHELNMLDLITVQRDLIDTQTRLLRMQERMQQELQDAERYVRTLLPPPIHESGLRIHWRFESSSALGGDIFGYHWLDDDHLALYVADVMGHGVGAALLASSVQTALRRQTLPATQFNEPVSVLRGLNAAFPMALHADRFFTAWYGVLNRRTRELRYASGGHPSALMLDPSGGIHELKSTGTIVGLNVGVPIEQAGISLQPGARLYLMTDGVVEVRTGPGALLGVEGLSRIIRGETSENRVDAIHEALRAMQASEPFEDDFSLIEVLVE; encoded by the coding sequence ATGCTCCCCGCACCGATTCCCGACTACGAACAGGAGCGCCTCGCTGATCTGCGCGCCCTGAAGATTCTCGACACGAAGCCCGAAGAACGCTTCGACCGCATCGTCACGCTTGCGGCCGACATCTTTCACGCACCGATCGCCTACATCGCGCTCATCGACTCCGATCGTCAGTGGTTCAAGGCCAAGTGCGGCCTCACCGCCAATCAAACGGACCGGTCAATCTCCTTCTGCGGCCATGCGATCCTGCATACCGAGCCGCTGGTCATTCCCGACACGACGCTGGACGAGCGCTTCCATGACAGCCCGCTGGTCACGCAGGAGCCGCACGTGCGCTTCTATGCCGGGCATCCGCTGGCCGGGCCGAGCGGGCAGAACGTCGGCACGCTCTGCATCGCGGACCGCAAGCCGCGCAACATCGACTCGCTCTCGCTGGAGACGTTCAGCCGACTGGCGGCGCTGGCCGAGCACGAGCTGAACATGCTCGATCTCATCACCGTGCAGCGCGATCTGATCGACACCCAGACGCGCCTGCTGCGCATGCAGGAGCGGATGCAGCAGGAGTTGCAGGACGCCGAGCGATACGTGCGAACGCTGCTGCCGCCTCCCATTCACGAATCGGGACTGCGCATACACTGGCGATTTGAATCCAGCTCGGCCCTGGGCGGCGACATCTTCGGGTATCACTGGCTCGACGACGATCATCTCGCACTTTACGTCGCCGATGTAATGGGCCACGGCGTCGGAGCGGCCTTGCTGGCGAGTTCGGTGCAGACCGCACTGCGCAGGCAGACACTCCCCGCGACGCAGTTCAACGAGCCCGTTTCGGTCCTGCGCGGGTTGAACGCGGCCTTCCCCATGGCGCTGCACGCCGACCGATTCTTCACCGCGTGGTACGGCGTGTTGAATCGCCGCACCCGTGAGCTGCGTTACGCCAGCGGCGGGCATCCTTCCGCACTGATGCTCGACCCGTCGGGCGGCATTCACGAATTGAAATCAACCGGAACGATCGTCGGGCTGAACGTCGGTGTGCCCATCGAACAGGCGGGCATTTCGCTGCAACCCGGCGCTCGCCTTTACTTGATGACGGATGGCGTGGTGGAGGTTCGCACGGGCCCCGGCGCGCTCTTGGGGGTCGAGGGCCTCTCACGTATTATTCGCGGTGAAACAAGCGAGAATCGCGTGGACGCCATCCACGAAGCGCTGCGCGCCATGCAGGCGAGCGAGCCTTTTGAAGATGACTTCTCGCTAATCGAAGTGCTGGTTGAATAG
- the dapE_2 gene encoding Succinyl-diaminopimelate desuccinylase produces MPATAAIEKAFAYLEQNKSRFMDELFDFLRIESISAQKEHEADNRKCAEWVKKRFEAAGLKADIEPTTGWPAVIAQGEQRPGRPTLLFYGHYDVQPEGDLNLWHTGPFKPVIKDGMIVCRGSADDKGQVFCAMLAAEAWMKTAGSLPVNVKFCVEGEEEVGSPNLAPMIRKNRERLACDYVVIHDTAQVGLGKPAVTAATKGLVYKEVIVRGPKKDLHSGTFGGAVANPANVLAALVASLHDADGRVNIPGFYDKVKEMSAEEVKMMEGLGLKESDLLADLGSPKTWGEKAYSVTYRRWARPTLDVNGIFGGYMKEGSSTIIPSFAGAKVSMRLVPNQTGAEIDKLFEAAVKARLPDTVTFEIKTHANCDPYLADVTSAGMKAARQAVAMGFNKDATLIREGGSLPILPMLKEVLGADSLMMGYAQPNCNAHSPNEFFHVSDFESGMRASAAFLGLMGTGA; encoded by the coding sequence ATGCCGGCGACTGCGGCGATCGAAAAGGCGTTTGCATACCTGGAGCAGAACAAGTCCCGATTCATGGATGAGCTGTTCGACTTCCTGCGGATCGAGAGCATCTCGGCGCAGAAGGAGCACGAGGCCGACAACCGCAAATGCGCCGAATGGGTGAAGAAGCGCTTCGAAGCCGCCGGGCTGAAAGCAGATATCGAGCCGACGACGGGCTGGCCTGCGGTCATCGCACAGGGCGAACAAAGGCCCGGCCGGCCGACGCTGCTGTTCTACGGCCACTACGACGTGCAGCCTGAAGGCGATTTGAACCTCTGGCACACGGGGCCGTTCAAACCGGTGATCAAGGACGGCATGATCGTCTGTCGCGGCTCGGCCGACGACAAGGGACAGGTGTTCTGCGCGATGCTGGCGGCCGAAGCGTGGATGAAGACGGCCGGCTCGTTGCCGGTGAACGTGAAGTTTTGCGTCGAAGGCGAGGAGGAAGTCGGCTCGCCGAACCTGGCGCCGATGATCCGCAAGAATCGCGAGCGACTGGCCTGCGACTACGTCGTGATCCACGACACGGCGCAGGTCGGACTGGGCAAGCCCGCGGTGACAGCGGCGACGAAAGGGCTGGTCTATAAGGAAGTCATCGTGCGCGGCCCGAAGAAGGACCTGCACAGCGGCACCTTCGGCGGCGCGGTTGCCAACCCGGCCAACGTGCTCGCAGCGCTCGTCGCGTCGCTTCACGATGCAGACGGCCGTGTGAATATCCCCGGCTTCTACGACAAGGTGAAGGAAATGTCGGCTGAGGAAGTGAAGATGATGGAGGGGCTCGGCCTGAAGGAGTCCGACCTGCTTGCCGACCTGGGCAGCCCGAAGACCTGGGGCGAAAAGGCATACAGTGTGACCTACCGCCGCTGGGCGCGACCGACGCTGGACGTGAACGGCATCTTCGGCGGCTACATGAAGGAAGGTTCCAGCACGATCATTCCCTCGTTCGCCGGCGCGAAGGTTTCGATGCGCCTGGTTCCCAACCAGACCGGTGCCGAGATCGACAAGCTCTTCGAGGCGGCGGTGAAGGCCCGCCTTCCCGACACGGTGACGTTCGAGATCAAGACGCACGCGAACTGTGACCCGTACCTGGCGGATGTCACGTCGGCCGGCATGAAAGCCGCGCGGCAGGCGGTGGCGATGGGCTTTAACAAGGACGCGACCCTGATCCGCGAAGGCGGCAGTCTCCCCATTTTGCCCATGCTGAAGGAAGTGCTGGGGGCCGACAGCCTGATGATGGGTTACGCCCAGCCGAACTGCAACGCTCATTCGCCGAACGAGTTTTTCCACGTGAGCGATTTCGAGTCGGGCATGCGCGCGTCAGCCGCGTTTCTGGGCCTGATGGGTACGGGCGCGTAG